The DNA region GCCATTCGCCGTCCTCTCCTCTGTAAGGCAGTGGTGCTTCATAGTCTGTGGTACCTGCTTCACCCTGCTCTGAAAGGCCTGTAAGACCTTCCTGTGCCATGAACCATGGGGTTACCCATGCCTTTCTCCATTCAAGGTCAAGGATCTCATTGAAGATGTGCATGTACTTTTCATGCAGTTCCTTTGCAGTTGCCACAACCTGTTCCTTTGTACCAAGCCATACGATCTCCACACGGTGGAACTCGTCCACGCGCTCCATTCCATGAATGCCACCGCTCTCATATCGGTGTGATGTGCCGGACCTGTCAAATACCTTTATCGGGAAGTCCTCAGTAGGGATCGTTTCTCCCTGCAGGTACATCCAGAATGGAGGACATTGTGCATAGCACAGGCCGCCGATAGGATCGCCGATCTTCTCTTTGATAAGTGCAGTGGGCACCTCATGTGTGACCTTGTAGTGATCAGAGACCTCTTCCCAGAACTCAGGATCCCTTGTCTTTGGAGGGCAGACGTAGTAGATCTCAGGATACACGCCTTTTGCATGCCCGGACTTCTGCCAGACCTCCCATGGGATCAGTTTCGGGAAGATCATTTCCCTGTATCCCAGAGGTCCAAGGAGCTCTTCCATAACGATCCTTTCGAAGGTCCTGAACATCTTTGTGGACTGCGGGCCATGGATCCACTGTCCGCGGCTTGCTCCTCGTTTGATCCATCCTTCTTTCATCATTTCCTGTGTTGGATCGCCATGGAATGTGTGTTCCTTCTTTTCACTTTCCCAGAGGACCTGCCAGTGCTCTGCTTTGCCACCGTAATCCTTTGCCCTGACCTTTTCTTCCATAAGGGTCAGTATCCTGTCAGGGATACGGTTCTCAAGCTCGGATTCTCCGACTTCAAGCTCAAGGACTATGCCGCCTTCAACATTTGTGATGTTGCTTACGTGTGGGATCTTTATATTGTCAATTTTCTCTTCTGCAGGCATTTCAATGGTGAATTCTTTCACATCGATTCCACGAATGCCTATGTGGAACTCTTTCCCAAGCTTTCCTGCAAGGGGTTTCCTGAGACGGATTATTGCGTCATGTGCCCTGACGAACCTTCCTGATTCTATAGAAACCTCGACACTGTTATCAACAATATTCCATTCTGTGATCCTTGCACCCTGTCCTTCTGGTGCTCCTTTTGTAAGGATGGTCTCATTTGCCTCATTGATATACTGGGCAATAATATCTTTTGCGTCGGTCGGATCGGCGCTGGTCTTGAATGCTCCTTTCAGGTTGAATTTAAGTTCCATACGTTATTCCTCTTGAAACTGGCCGTTATTGTGTTAATAGGCTCTTAAGTTTCATTTATGGTCATGATTGAATTAATTGTATTTATTGCTAAAGCAAACAGTTATGAAATAGGCTTCAGATTTAATAATTTTTCTAACAAAAAGTAATTTAATCAACTCTTTAATACGTTATCAGTTTTATAATAACTCTTTGATTTAGAACAGTCTATTTTCAATGTCATTTTTATTTCTGGATTGCTTATTTTCGCCATGAATATCAAAAGCTACAATAGTACTTCTAAATACATTTGAATCAATTTCAATAGTATATATTGTTCGCTCCATGGTCT from Methanococcoides methylutens includes:
- a CDS encoding serine--tRNA ligase; amino-acid sequence: MELKFNLKGAFKTSADPTDAKDIIAQYINEANETILTKGAPEGQGARITEWNIVDNSVEVSIESGRFVRAHDAIIRLRKPLAGKLGKEFHIGIRGIDVKEFTIEMPAEEKIDNIKIPHVSNITNVEGGIVLELEVGESELENRIPDRILTLMEEKVRAKDYGGKAEHWQVLWESEKKEHTFHGDPTQEMMKEGWIKRGASRGQWIHGPQSTKMFRTFERIVMEELLGPLGYREMIFPKLIPWEVWQKSGHAKGVYPEIYYVCPPKTRDPEFWEEVSDHYKVTHEVPTALIKEKIGDPIGGLCYAQCPPFWMYLQGETIPTEDFPIKVFDRSGTSHRYESGGIHGMERVDEFHRVEIVWLGTKEQVVATAKELHEKYMHIFNEILDLEWRKAWVTPWFMAQEGLTGLSEQGEAGTTDYEAPLPYRGEDGEWLEFQNVSINGNKYPSGFNVKSQSGEELWSGCSGVGLERWASAFFAQKGLDPENWPEEFRKRVGEMPKGIHFL